The following proteins are encoded in a genomic region of Spirosoma sp. SC4-14:
- a CDS encoding TIGR01777 family oxidoreductase encodes MSQTILITGGTGTIGRRLTQLLLQQGFRVTLLSRETNPIPGVTVYQWDIKKGHIDPKAIQTADHIIHLAGAGIADERWSDSRKEIILNSRTHSTELLAQALAHNPHKIKSFVASSAIGYYGGDTGDRPLNETSEGGSDFLAQVVRAWERSEDKVAALGIRTVKLRTGVVLTMDGGALPKLAQPVRLGAGAPIGSGQQYISWIHIDDLCRMYCQALIDESWQGVYNAVAPTPVTNETLTRAIAKILHRPMLLPNIPAFIIRMMFGELAITVIGGNYVLNKRIADETRFHYNYSDLTTALENLLR; translated from the coding sequence ATGAGTCAAACTATTCTAATTACGGGAGGCACCGGCACTATTGGCCGTCGGCTAACCCAATTACTTTTGCAACAGGGTTTTCGGGTAACCTTACTTAGCCGCGAAACGAACCCCATTCCCGGTGTAACCGTATATCAGTGGGACATAAAGAAAGGCCATATTGACCCCAAAGCCATTCAAACGGCCGATCATATCATCCACCTCGCGGGTGCCGGTATTGCCGACGAACGATGGAGCGATAGCCGTAAAGAGATCATTCTCAACAGCCGTACCCACTCTACCGAATTATTGGCCCAGGCATTAGCCCACAACCCACATAAAATTAAGTCGTTTGTTGCTTCGTCGGCGATTGGGTACTATGGTGGCGATACGGGCGACAGGCCCCTGAACGAAACCAGTGAGGGTGGCTCTGATTTTTTGGCGCAGGTTGTGCGAGCCTGGGAACGATCTGAAGATAAAGTTGCTGCACTCGGTATACGAACCGTTAAGCTTCGGACAGGGGTAGTGCTAACGATGGATGGAGGTGCCTTGCCTAAACTGGCACAACCTGTCCGATTGGGAGCCGGAGCCCCCATTGGGTCAGGACAGCAATATATTTCCTGGATTCATATCGACGACCTGTGTCGAATGTACTGTCAGGCACTCATCGACGAATCGTGGCAGGGAGTTTATAATGCAGTGGCCCCCACTCCTGTTACCAACGAAACCCTAACCAGAGCCATAGCCAAGATCTTGCATCGTCCGATGCTGTTGCCCAACATTCCGGCGTTTATAATCAGAATGATGTTTGGCGAACTGGCCATAACCGTTATCGGCGGTAATTATGTACTTAATAAGCGTATAGCCGATGAAACCCGTTTTCACTACAACTACAGCGACCTGACAACCGCCCTCGAAAATCTTTTACGATGA
- a CDS encoding ATP-binding protein — MKGWLLIGIGVCWLLGVGAWARTYTDAEAKVAWAQLQRQSLTETTFRETCDLIQDVGQTNLPLAYEWLEKYQRRVQKTGNRRWMHVLLINWGKGYESLNHYDEAEPIFRRARLNAKTIPLLYCQALTYTVQLYFDWGKPDSLSHYLELGEQVARSVNDRETLSLLRTFRGASRSREGQQEAMCADFNEGIRLAAGLSNKNALFMARHSRASYCLTDLQQQVMAFDSLLTLATDSTLAHSPRFYQRTTVYFRSPRPTVLFKLAQLNMLLTDYDNAGKFADMVYDALVRPNPKAPMVPYFNAEMAIVRLYQGNSKQARAFLDSSRRQFGGTEGKIPYLSYFLAAGLLAEQDGQLAKAADYYKQSLTKGTTAASFSRIPPELFYVGVLVRMGQYEKAQTMLNALATAATTNRYSAIGLYYYQSLASLNKAQGNYGQYGNALDTYYAIRDSLTSLNQYRAVQQILARVRISDKEQQIQRLNNEKETREKQLQRERLFYGVIIGLALLIIGLLTLYVRNRQVRARQREALHQSKLEQLEQQRQIELMQRVMEAEENERRSIADQLHNEVNPLLAVATLNVSSALESVSPEMSVVPKLNKAQYMLESVSSTVRGISHRLTPLLIEQLGFRMAIDDLAISVNMSDKVRLTTIVVGFEKALPLPFLSDLYRIVQELVQNILRHAQATEATVEIIEHDRHVTIMVDDNGLGIGADAANDGHGLQMIRAKVALRNGQLDVQRKAEGGTLVVIDNLEMPEAMDSGSFPENQSQSIS, encoded by the coding sequence ATGAAAGGCTGGCTGTTGATTGGGATAGGAGTATGTTGGCTGCTCGGTGTCGGCGCCTGGGCGCGTACCTATACAGATGCAGAAGCGAAGGTGGCCTGGGCACAACTTCAGCGCCAATCACTGACTGAAACAACATTTCGTGAAACCTGCGATCTGATTCAGGACGTAGGACAAACGAATTTACCATTGGCTTATGAGTGGCTGGAAAAATACCAGCGCCGAGTTCAGAAAACAGGAAATCGGCGCTGGATGCATGTGTTGCTGATTAATTGGGGAAAAGGCTACGAATCGCTGAATCATTATGATGAGGCCGAACCAATATTCAGGCGGGCTCGTCTGAATGCAAAAACAATACCACTACTCTATTGCCAGGCGCTTACCTACACGGTTCAGCTTTATTTTGATTGGGGTAAACCCGATTCGTTGTCTCATTATCTGGAGCTGGGCGAACAGGTTGCGCGGAGCGTTAATGACCGGGAAACACTATCGTTATTACGAACCTTTCGGGGGGCTTCTCGTAGTCGGGAGGGGCAACAGGAAGCGATGTGTGCCGATTTTAATGAAGGAATACGGTTAGCAGCGGGCCTTTCAAATAAAAACGCTTTGTTTATGGCTCGACATAGTCGGGCTTCTTATTGCCTGACAGATCTGCAACAACAGGTAATGGCCTTTGATAGTCTCCTGACTTTAGCTACGGACAGTACACTGGCTCACAGTCCTCGTTTTTACCAACGAACAACGGTCTATTTTAGGAGTCCCCGCCCAACTGTGTTGTTTAAACTGGCTCAGTTGAATATGCTGCTGACAGACTACGATAATGCGGGTAAGTTTGCCGATATGGTTTATGATGCATTGGTTCGTCCAAATCCTAAAGCACCGATGGTTCCTTACTTCAATGCAGAGATGGCAATTGTTAGGCTGTATCAGGGAAACAGCAAACAGGCACGTGCTTTTCTTGACTCTAGTCGGCGGCAGTTTGGCGGAACTGAAGGTAAGATTCCGTATTTGAGCTATTTTCTGGCAGCAGGGCTGTTGGCTGAACAGGATGGACAATTAGCGAAAGCGGCCGATTACTATAAACAATCATTGACAAAGGGAACAACAGCCGCTTCGTTTTCCCGGATTCCTCCCGAACTTTTTTATGTTGGTGTTTTGGTTCGAATGGGTCAGTATGAAAAAGCCCAGACTATGCTTAACGCGTTAGCAACGGCTGCAACGACCAATCGTTATTCGGCAATTGGTTTATATTACTACCAGTCTTTAGCCAGTTTGAATAAAGCTCAGGGAAATTATGGTCAGTATGGAAATGCCCTGGACACATATTATGCCATTCGGGATTCGCTGACTAGCTTAAACCAATATCGTGCTGTACAGCAGATCCTGGCTCGTGTCCGGATCAGCGATAAAGAACAGCAGATTCAACGATTAAATAATGAAAAAGAGACCCGTGAGAAACAACTGCAACGGGAGCGATTATTTTATGGCGTCATTATTGGGTTGGCCTTGCTGATTATTGGACTACTGACATTATACGTACGTAATCGTCAGGTACGGGCTCGCCAGCGTGAAGCCCTGCATCAAAGCAAACTCGAACAGCTTGAGCAGCAACGGCAGATTGAACTGATGCAACGGGTAATGGAAGCCGAAGAAAACGAACGTCGATCGATTGCCGATCAGCTTCATAATGAGGTAAACCCATTGCTGGCGGTTGCTACCCTCAACGTATCGTCGGCGCTGGAATCGGTAAGCCCTGAAATGTCGGTTGTGCCAAAATTGAATAAGGCGCAATACATGCTGGAGTCGGTGAGCAGTACTGTGCGCGGCATAAGCCATCGACTGACTCCTTTGCTTATTGAGCAGCTTGGTTTTCGAATGGCTATTGACGATCTGGCCATAAGCGTCAATATGTCTGATAAAGTAAGGCTTACTACTATTGTGGTTGGGTTTGAAAAAGCCCTACCACTACCATTTCTGAGCGATCTTTACCGGATTGTTCAGGAATTAGTGCAAAACATACTTCGGCACGCTCAGGCCACCGAAGCTACGGTTGAAATTATTGAGCACGATCGTCATGTAACAATTATGGTTGATGATAATGGCCTGGGAATCGGAGCCGACGCTGCGAACGATGGACACGGTTTACAAATGATACGGGCTAAAGTAGCTTTGCGAAATGGGCAACTGGACGTTCAGCGTAAAGCAGAAGGTGGCACGCTGGTTGTGATCGATAACCTTGAGATGCCTGAAGCTATGGATTCGGGTAGTTTTCCGGAAAACCAAAGCCAGTCAATTAGTTAA